The Lacticaseibacillus pabuli region CTTTTATTAAATGGTTAGACAAGTACATGGTGCCGATTGCGACCAAGATTGGTTCCGTGCGGTGGCTCGTTGCGCTGCGTGACGCGTTCATTGCCATCATGCCCGCGACTATGGCGGGGGCCGTTGCCACGATTTTGAACGCCTTGCTGCGGGATCTACCCACGCAATTTGGCTGGACCGGGTTTGTGAACTCGATGTCCGGCATTATCGGGGTGAACGGCCAAGTTTGGACAGGCACACTTGCTATTTTAGGATTAATTTTCGCCTTTACATTCGGGTACCAACTGGCCGTCCAATACAAAGTCGAGCCGATTACGGCCGGCATCGTGACACTGGGCACCTTCCTCATGAGCCTGCCGCAAGGGTTCACCCTGAACCTCACGCACGCCCTGAGCAAAGGGAGCGCGGCGAGTCTGACCGCAGCCGGTGCGGCGGTTGACGGCAAGACCGTGACCGGCTGGGGCTATTTCAACTTCGGCCAGTTCTTCGGCGCAAGTGGCTTCTTCACCGTCATGATCATGGGTGGCCTGGCCGCTGCCATGTACATCTTCTTGATGAAGCGCAACTTCACCATCAAGATGCCGGAATCCGTACCACCGGCAATTGCGAAAGCCTTCACCGGGATTATTCCCGCGACAGGTGCGTTCTACGTCATCGGGATTGTGACCTGGGCGTTCGGCAAGCTGAACGTCGGCACCATCATCGAGTGGATCAGCAAGACCATCCAGGAACCACTGCTGGGTATGTCCCAAGGCTTCTGGGCGGTGCTCCTGATGACCGTGCTGGTGCAAGTCTTCTGGTTCTTCGGTTTGCACGGCACCAACGTTCTGGGCCCCGTACTCGACTCCATCTGGCTGACGGCGCAAGTGGCGAACATTAACGCCTACGCGCAAGGCCATGAACTGCCATACATGTGGACCCGTAACTCGTTTGACCTCTATGTTTGGATTGGTGGCGCGGGTGGCACGCTGATGTTGCTCGCGGCGATCCTACTCTTCTCCAAACGTGATGATCAGCGCGCGGTGGCCAAATTGTCGCTGGCGCCAGGCTTGTTCAACGTGAACGAACCGGTGATGTTCGGGCTACCGATTGTGCTCGACCCGATTTATTTCATCCCGTTCATCCTCGCGCCCGTGGTGATGGTTGCCGTGGCATACGGTGCACTGACCTTGGGACTGGTGAGCCCGATTAAGACACAAATCGTTTGGTCGATGCCGCCGATTATGAATTCCTTGGTCGCAACTATGGACTGGCGGGCACCGATTCTGCAGATTGTGAACATGGCG contains the following coding sequences:
- a CDS encoding PTS sugar transporter subunit IIC, whose protein sequence is MNAFIKWLDKYMVPIATKIGSVRWLVALRDAFIAIMPATMAGAVATILNALLRDLPTQFGWTGFVNSMSGIIGVNGQVWTGTLAILGLIFAFTFGYQLAVQYKVEPITAGIVTLGTFLMSLPQGFTLNLTHALSKGSAASLTAAGAAVDGKTVTGWGYFNFGQFFGASGFFTVMIMGGLAAAMYIFLMKRNFTIKMPESVPPAIAKAFTGIIPATGAFYVIGIVTWAFGKLNVGTIIEWISKTIQEPLLGMSQGFWAVLLMTVLVQVFWFFGLHGTNVLGPVLDSIWLTAQVANINAYAQGHELPYMWTRNSFDLYVWIGGAGGTLMLLAAILLFSKRDDQRAVAKLSLAPGLFNVNEPVMFGLPIVLDPIYFIPFILAPVVMVAVAYGALTLGLVSPIKTQIVWSMPPIMNSLVATMDWRAPILQIVNMAIGFVIYLPFVKVANRVGPEVDKV